A genomic segment from Glycine soja cultivar W05 chromosome 18, ASM419377v2, whole genome shotgun sequence encodes:
- the LOC114395501 gene encoding cyclin-U4-1-like has translation MAELESPNVMPKLISFLSSLLKRVAESNDLNQQQLLHQKVSVFHGLTRPTISIQSYLERIFKYANCSPSCFIVAYVYLDRFTQRQPSLPINFFNVHRLLITSVMVAAKFMDDLYYNNAYYAKVGGITTIEMNFLEVDFLFGLGFHLNVTPGTFQAYCAHLQSEMLLMQPLNFADSSLSLGKSLKAHLCYNEDESSSHQNQQQLAV, from the exons ATGGCAGAGCTTGAGAGTCCTAATGTTATGCCTAAGCTTATATCATTTCTCTCATCTCTCCTCAAAAGGGTAGCTGAATCTAATGATCTTAACCAGCAACAACTCCTACACCAAAAGGTCTCAGTTTTCCATGGCTTGACTCGCCCCACCATCTCAATTCAAAGCTACCTTGAGAGAATTTTCAAGTATGCCAACTGCAGTCCATCATGCTTCATTGTTGCATACGTCTACCTTGATCGCTTCACTCAAAGGCAACCCTCCTTGCCCATCAACTTCTTTAATGTGCACCGGTTACTCATCACCAGCGTTATGGTGGCTGCAAAATTCATGGATGACTT GTACTACAACAATGCTTACTATGCAAAAGTTGGAGGAATTACCACAATAGAGATGAACTTTCTTGAGGTGGACTTTTTATTTGGTTTGGGTTTCCATTTAAATGTAACCCCTGGCACCTTCCAAGCGTACTGTGCACATCTCCAAAGCGAAATGCTGCTGATGCAACCACTGAATTTTGCAGATTCTTCCTTAAGTTTAGGAAAATCTCTAAAGGCACATTTATGCTACAATGAGGACGAATCTTCTTCCCATCAAAATCAACAACAATTAGCTGTTTGA